One Acidobacteriota bacterium genomic window carries:
- a CDS encoding DnaJ domain-containing protein translates to MSSAPEEAVIEPNVLPFPQQLAEQIGARATGILTASSGKLRRLFCLRKGRIIFAKSNLIEEQFDEVLVNAGKLRSSDRAHLRVEAKKAGVMPSKQLEGSELMTDDEFVAAIREHFLELLHKSLDERDTTGIFEAGSPNLDLEATTDLSAFPAVLHGMNNHPNSLDRVRIAIGPPMTVARLTNAGMQRLQNEDVPGAVMEWVTAFNEPLNVTKWVEGSDINAETAFRQILALLMLGVLERVVEDSSKASKGVAKAGREELESRIHAAKDADHYSVLGVSETVNDMEVREAYYYLARRLHPDILRGELDDMMTDIEDYFAKVTEAYNTLIDEESRRQYDKDRSSIAEDKKRAAEQEPDSLARQNYARAKIMIEKNRRTDAVVFLENACKLDPRNATYPRELGRLLGGNPRRRAEAETLLQQAIELDPAVATNYTALGELYARMNRNDEARTQFKEALNWDPHDADAQLGLSNLG, encoded by the coding sequence ATGAGCAGCGCACCCGAAGAGGCAGTGATCGAGCCGAACGTACTGCCTTTCCCGCAACAGCTGGCGGAGCAGATCGGCGCACGGGCCACAGGGATCCTGACCGCGTCCTCGGGAAAGCTCCGCCGCCTGTTCTGTCTCCGTAAAGGAAGGATCATCTTCGCGAAGTCCAATCTCATCGAGGAACAGTTCGACGAGGTGCTGGTCAACGCCGGCAAGCTGCGGTCTTCCGATCGGGCCCATCTTCGTGTGGAGGCCAAGAAGGCCGGCGTGATGCCCTCCAAGCAGCTGGAAGGCAGCGAGCTGATGACCGACGACGAGTTCGTCGCCGCCATCCGCGAGCATTTCCTGGAGCTTCTTCACAAGAGTCTCGACGAGAGAGATACCACCGGCATCTTCGAAGCCGGCAGTCCCAACCTGGACCTGGAGGCGACGACGGACCTGTCTGCCTTTCCGGCGGTGCTGCACGGGATGAACAATCATCCCAACAGCCTGGACCGCGTGAGGATTGCCATCGGTCCGCCGATGACCGTCGCGCGGCTGACCAACGCCGGGATGCAACGGTTGCAGAACGAAGACGTCCCGGGCGCCGTCATGGAATGGGTGACCGCGTTCAACGAACCGTTGAATGTGACGAAGTGGGTCGAGGGTTCGGACATCAATGCGGAGACGGCCTTCCGTCAGATCCTCGCGCTGTTGATGCTGGGCGTGCTTGAGCGGGTCGTCGAGGACTCCTCCAAGGCGTCCAAGGGCGTCGCCAAGGCCGGTCGTGAGGAGCTGGAGTCCCGGATCCATGCGGCCAAGGATGCGGATCATTATTCCGTGTTGGGTGTCAGCGAAACGGTCAACGACATGGAGGTCCGCGAGGCCTACTACTATCTGGCCCGTCGTCTGCATCCGGATATCTTGCGTGGCGAACTCGACGACATGATGACCGACATCGAAGATTACTTCGCCAAGGTCACCGAGGCCTACAACACCCTGATCGACGAAGAGTCGCGAAGACAGTACGACAAGGATCGTTCGAGCATAGCGGAAGACAAGAAACGCGCCGCCGAACAGGAGCCGGACTCCCTGGCCCGTCAGAACTACGCCCGCGCCAAGATCATGATCGAAAAGAACCGTCGCACCGACGCAGTGGTGTTTCTAGAGAACGCCTGCAAGCTGGACCCGAGGAACGCGACCTATCCTCGAGAGCTGGGGCGGCTGTTGGGCGGCAACCCCCGTCGTCGCGCAGAGGCCGAGACGTTGCTGCAGCAGGCCATCGAGCTCGACCCTGCCGTCGCCACCAACTACACCGCGCTCGGTGAGCTGTACGCACGAATGAATCGTAACGACGAGGCTCGCACGCAGTTCAAGGAAGCCCTCAACTGGGATCCCCACGACGCCGACGCCCAACTGGGTCTCTCGAATCTGGGTTAG
- a CDS encoding NYN domain-containing protein, producing MPWVFDGDNLLGTWPGRKRDDRGRRSIAGELRRFGAVSKRRIFIVFDGSPRNRESFGRCVHFPAAGESADDWILAHLRKQDEVAGWTVVTSDRSLGDRCRHIGAKVVKSDKFRPRLAKVAPEQEKPESEEELEYWLEQFGGDGEG from the coding sequence ATGCCCTGGGTCTTTGACGGCGACAACCTACTTGGAACCTGGCCCGGACGGAAGCGCGACGATCGGGGGCGTCGCTCGATTGCGGGCGAGCTGCGTCGGTTTGGTGCCGTCAGCAAGCGTCGGATCTTCATCGTCTTCGACGGCAGCCCCAGGAATCGTGAATCGTTCGGTCGCTGTGTGCACTTCCCTGCGGCTGGGGAGAGTGCGGACGATTGGATCCTTGCTCATTTGCGTAAGCAGGATGAGGTGGCGGGGTGGACGGTGGTTACGAGTGATCGTTCCCTTGGGGATCGGTGCCGGCATATCGGGGCGAAGGTTGTGAAGAGCGACAAGTTTCGACCACGGTTGGCGAAGGTGGCGCCGGAGCAGGAGAAGCCGGAGAGTGAGGAGGAGTTGGAGTATTGGTTGGAGCAGTTTGGGGGGGATGGGGAGGGGTGA